A stretch of Salvelinus alpinus chromosome 4, SLU_Salpinus.1, whole genome shotgun sequence DNA encodes these proteins:
- the LOC139574379 gene encoding TBC1 domain family member 2A-like isoform X4, translating to MKTPPGLLGEEAANLPAPQQRAPLSNFSLKHPLIEIQNSVHSLFYKRSSQELSRSVFHLEAPPPWTPLNPSKTPYQTAQDRLDPRTPVDPPTPTTPLLLTDPAGERSPGGGRLFPCPSPRIRRKTRGSSATMPAALREAASDKTTRLQQEKHMLAEEVKAQKELVWLLHKALEAAQLEKRTCTEFLAAECEQERLELLRHRERQAADLQGRLEELKAEAEGLRASLAQRDAHVAELQENVTLMMAKNHSKQEVILKLSEQVAACMTDPRRTVSTTNGLEALTFHQLQEDTENLKDDIEAYKIQNKFLNSEIYQLTKLWRNSSEQEKSLMVKCAYLEARNCQIESRYLGVLRKLQESKDLEPGQREAVRNLIEDALKGDLNDVLELNPVREHDEYGFKIIPDYEVEDMKLLAKIQALEIRSHNLLRQESGVRPLLDRWAQYLGGRPADDLCPSPELKFLLRCGVPREYRSRVWRWVVRARTRSLRERHPDRYEQLCQKSLTSPHQASRQIQLDLHRTLTTNQRFSSPSSPTLQQLQRILLAFSWQNPTIGYCQGLNRLAAIALLVLESEEDAFWCLVAVVETIMPQDYYTKTLIASQVDQRVLKDFMAEKMPRLTAHFEEHSVDVSLITFSWFLVVFVESLPSDILLRVWDAFLYEGTKVIFRYALALFKYKEEDILNIHDNVEIYQYLRFFTKTISDGRKLTNIAFSDMNPFPMKLLKNRRVLHLERLQGELRELEAQQREFVTESAERKDKDLDTILVSEDDEDL from the exons GAACTCGGTGCACAGTCTTTTTTACAAGCGGTCCTCCCAGGAACTGAGTCGCAGTGTGTTCCATTTGGAGGCGCCTCCTCCCTGGACCCCACTGAACCCATCAAAGACCCCCTACCAGACAGCCCAGGACAGGCTTG ACCCTAGGACTCCCGTTGACCCCCCGACTCCTACCACCCCGCTGCTGTTGACGGACCCTGCGGGTGAGCGCTCCCCTGGGGGGGGCAGGTTGTTCCCATGCCCATCCCCGAGGATCAGGAGGAAGACGAGGGGCAGCTCTGCCACCATGCCCGCTGCGCTACGGGAAGCTGCTTCAGACAAAACGACCCGCCTTCAGCAGGAGAAACACATGCTGGCTGAGGAGGTCAAGGCCCAGAAG GAGCTGGTGTGGCTTCTCCACAAGGCCCTGGAGGCGGCTCAGCTGGAGAAGCGGACCTGCACCGAGTTCCTGGCAGCCGAGTGTGAGCAGGAGCGTCTGGAGCTATTGAGGCACCGCGAGCGCCAAGCCGCTGACCTGCAGGGTCGTCTGGAGGAGCTGAAGGCCGAGGCGGAGGGTCTGAGAGCGAGCTTGGCCCAAAGGGACGCCCACGTGGCCGAGCTGCAGGAAAACGTCACACTGATGATGGCGAAGAACCACTCCAAACAGGAG GTGATCCTGAAGCTGTCAGAGCAGGTGGCAGCCTGCATGACCGACCCTAGACGCACCGTGTCCACCACTAATGGCCTGGAGGCCCTGACCTTCCACCAGCTGCAGGAGGACACTGAGAACCTCAAG GATGACATTGAGGCCTACAAGATCCAGAACAAGTTCCTGAACTCTGAGATCTACCAGCTGACCAAGCTATGGCGCAACAGTTCAGAGCAGGAGAAAAGCCTTATGGTAAAG TGTGCCTACCTGGAGGCCCGTAACTGTCAGATAGAGAGTCGTTACCTGGGTGTACTGAGGAAGCTGCAGGAGAGCAAGGATCTAGAACCGGGCCAGCGGGAGGCTGTGAGGAACCTCATAGAGGACGCACTGAAAGGAGACCTGAACGACGTCCTCGAACTCAACCCTGTCAG GGAGCATGACGAGTATGGCTTCAAGATCATCCCGGACTATGAGGTGGAGGACATGAAGCTGCTGGCCAAGATCCAGGCCCTGGAGATCCGCTCCCACAACCTGCTGAGGCAGGAGTCCGGGGTCAGACCCCTGTTGGACCGCTGGGCTCAGTACTTGGGCGGCCGCCCGGCCGACGACCTCTGCCCCTCCCCGGAGCTCAAATTCCTGCTGCGGTGTGGCGTGCCACGGGAGTACCGCTCACGGGTGTGGCGCTGGGTGGTGAGGGCACGCACACGCTCGCTGAGGGAGCGTCACCCGGATCGCTATGAGCAG CTGTGCCAGAAGAGCCTTACGTCACCCCACCAAGCCTCCAGACAGATCCAGTTGGACCTACACCGCACGCTCACCACCAATCAGCGCTTTTCCTCGCCCTCCAGCCCCACTCTGCAGCAGCTCCAACGAATTCTGCTAGCTTTCTCCTGGCAAAACCCCACCATCGGCTACTGCCAGGGCCTCAACAG GCTGGCAGCCATAGCTCTCCTGGTGCTGGAGAGTGAGGAGGATGCCTTCTGGTGTCTAGTAGCTGTGGTGGAGAccatcatgcctcaggactactacACCAAAACACTCATAGCCTCGCAG GTGGACCAGCGCGTGCTGAAGGACTTCATGGCGGAGAAAATGCCCCGACTGACAGCCCACTTTGAGGAGCATAGTGTGGACGTGTCCCTCATCACCTTCAGTTGGTTCCTGGTGGTGTTCGTTGAGAGCCTGCCCAGCGACATCCTCCTGCGGGTGTGGGACGCCTTCCTCTACGAGGGCACCAAG GTGATATTTAGGTATGCCCTGGCTCTGTTCAAGTACAAAGAGGAGGACATCTTGAACATCCATGACAACGTGGAGATCTACCAATACCTGCGCTTCTTCACCAAGACCATCTCTGACGGCAG GAAACTGACCAACATAGCCTTCAGCGACATGAACCCGTTCCCCATGAAGCTGTTGAAGAACCGGCGTGTGCTGCATCTGGAGCGCCTGCAGGGGGAGCTCAGAGAGCTGGAGGCCCAGCAGAGGGAGTTTGTCACAGAGAGCGCAGAGCGTAAGGACAAGGACCTGGACACTATACTAGTCAGCGAGGATGATGAGGACCTgtag